The DNA segment TTCATCATATGTACACCCTGCGTGCCGAACGGAGGGTTGCCGAACGGTTAGCGGTGCTGGATTCCAGGATCGAGGCTACAGTAAAGACCTTGGGGTCGTTTTCACGTTATGTATTCGAAACGGCGGTGGAGCGCGATGACGTACTGCGGCTGGTAGCCCAGGCCTGGGATACCTCTCCGGAGCATCGGAATGAGTTGCGGCAGGATCTGTACAGTCTGCTGCGACCGGTGTATGAGCAGATGCAGGAGTACGACTTTCGCCAGCTGCATTTCCATTTTCCCAATACGGCCAGTTTCTTGCGGATGCATGCCCCGGAACGTTACGGGGACCATCTGGGGAATATACGCCACAGTGTGCTGGCTGCCAATATCGAGCGGCGTCCAAGCCAGGGATTCGAGGAGGGGCGGGTATTTAACGGCTACCGCTTTGTATACCCCCTGTTTTATCAGGAGCAGCATATCGGCTCGGCCGAGGTCTCCTTTTCCATTCAGTCCTTTCTTGATGTGCTCGGCGGGCTTACCGACAGCCGCTATCTGTTTGCCATCAGGCGGTCGGTGGTGCATTCCACCGTGTTTCGCGAGTTTCTGAGGAACTACGAGGAGAGCTATGTCTCGCCGGAGCTGATGTTTGATGCGGCGGTTGCCTCCTGGCCCGAGTTCGAGCCACTGTTTGCTGAACGCCAGGCCTGGCTGCAGCGTCAGCTGGCTCGCAATGAAAGTTTCGGGTACTTCGGTCGACTGGAGGATCAGGATTATCTGGTGCTGATGCATGCGGTGCGCAATGTGCGAGGACTGCCGGTGGGCTACATCATCGCGGTTACGCCTGATGCCACACGACAGGATCAGCGTTGGGATCGTGTGATGACCGGGATCCTGCTGGTGATCGGGTTCGTGATAATCGAGGTACTTACCTGGATTCTGGTCCGCGACCGGCAGCAGCTCAAGCGGCTGGCTCGAACCGATCAGCTGACCGGTATACTGAATCGCTACTGGTTCCACGAACTGAGTGATCGCGAGATCGAGGCCGCCCGGCGCTATGGCCATCCTTTAAGCCTGATTATCTTCGATGTGGATCACTTCAAGCAGGTAAACGATACCTACGGGCATAATGTCGGCGACGAGGTGCTGAAGCAACTGGTCGGGGTGGTGCAGGGAGAAATCCGGGCCAGCGATGTCCTGGCACGCTGGGGCGGCGAGGAGTTTGTGGTGCTGCTGCCGCATGCTGACGCTGCGGCAGCCGGGCAGGCAGCCGAGAAACTGCGCGCTGCGGTGGAGTCGGCAGACGTGGGTGCGGATGGTGGTGTTACCATCAGTCTGGGGGTTGCCGAACTGGGCAGTGAGGAAAGCCTGGATGCAATGATCGGCCGGGCCGACCGGGCTTTATATCGGGCCAAGCAGTCCGGGCGGAATCGCAGCTGCCTGGCGGATAGCAGATGACATCTTGCTGCATTCTGGCTGTCGCGACGGCGGCATGTCGGGGAATACAGTCGACTGCCGGGGTTACGGCAACAGCATGCCGCGAATGGTAAAGTAGATCACACCGGACAGAACCGCAGTCCCGGGTACGGTGATGATCCAGGCTGCAGCGATTCGCAGGATGATGGCCCGGCGCACCAGGTTCTCGCGGTAGACCCGGCGCAGTTTCTTGCGCTCCTTCTTGGTGATCTCGGTTTGGCCGTGTTTGCGCCGCTGCTTGAGTTCCTTGAGCATGCGCCCCTTCTCGGTTACCGAGGCGGCCTCGAAGCTGTTCAGAAAGGTTTCTACCTCGTCGGGATGGGCGTCGGTATGTTCGTGGTGCGCCTCGATCTCGGCAATGATTCGCTTGTAGGTAACCTTCAGGTGTTCCCGCAGAAAGCCGACCCCGAATACGGCACCGATGGTGACGTGGGTGGTGCTGACCGGCAGTCCCAGCTGGGAGGCGGTAATCACGGTGACCGCAGCCGCCATGGCGATGCTGTAGGCGCGCATGTTGTCCATGTCGGTGATCTCGGTGCCAACGGTTTTGATGAGCTTGGGGCCGTACAGTGCCAGCCCGAATGCCAGCCCCAGGGCCCCGAGCCCGAGTATCCAGAACGGGATCTCGACGCCGGAAGAGATGCTGTTCGTCAGCAGGCTGTCGTAGATGGCAGCAAGGGGGCCGATAGCGTTGGCAACATCGTTCGAGCCGTGGGCGAAGCTCAGCAGGGCGGCGGCAAAGACCAGGGGCAGGGCGAACAGGCTGTTGACCGACTCCTTGTCGTTGGCCATGCAGGTACAGGTGCGCTTGAGCCGGATGCGACTGAGCAGAAAGCAGGCTGCGCCGGCGATCAGTCCGATGCCGGCTGCCTGGGGAAATGCTACCGGGAAGATTGTTTCCAGGCCTTTAATCAGCAGAT comes from the Spirochaeta africana DSM 8902 genome and includes:
- a CDS encoding sensor domain-containing diguanylate cyclase — translated: MRSRYTLSAVWLLLFFVIGAGFHHMYTLRAERRVAERLAVLDSRIEATVKTLGSFSRYVFETAVERDDVLRLVAQAWDTSPEHRNELRQDLYSLLRPVYEQMQEYDFRQLHFHFPNTASFLRMHAPERYGDHLGNIRHSVLAANIERRPSQGFEEGRVFNGYRFVYPLFYQEQHIGSAEVSFSIQSFLDVLGGLTDSRYLFAIRRSVVHSTVFREFLRNYEESYVSPELMFDAAVASWPEFEPLFAERQAWLQRQLARNESFGYFGRLEDQDYLVLMHAVRNVRGLPVGYIIAVTPDATRQDQRWDRVMTGILLVIGFVIIEVLTWILVRDRQQLKRLARTDQLTGILNRYWFHELSDREIEAARRYGHPLSLIIFDVDHFKQVNDTYGHNVGDEVLKQLVGVVQGEIRASDVLARWGGEEFVVLLPHADAAAAGQAAEKLRAAVESADVGADGGVTISLGVAELGSEESLDAMIGRADRALYRAKQSGRNRSCLADSR
- a CDS encoding inorganic phosphate transporter translates to MNRHYSARPGRIEYLRLLTSAIFILAVVSYTWLQHGYLSLSLVAAAAFGAYMALNIGANDVANNVGPAVGARAMRLGTAVVIAAIFEAAGAIIAGGAVVSTIGSGIIQPEMLPDAEVFIWLMMAALLGAALWLNIATAIGAPVSTTHSIVGGVLGAGIAAAGWEIANWSTVGRIVASWVISPLLGGIFAAIFLFIIKHSITYRRDMVTASRRTVPVLISLMGWAFTTYLLIKGLETIFPVAFPQAAGIGLIAGAACFLLSRIRLKRTCTCMANDKESVNSLFALPLVFAAALLSFAHGSNDVANAIGPLAAIYDSLLTNSISSGVEIPFWILGLGALGLAFGLALYGPKLIKTVGTEITDMDNMRAYSIAMAAAVTVITASQLGLPVSTTHVTIGAVFGVGFLREHLKVTYKRIIAEIEAHHEHTDAHPDEVETFLNSFEAASVTEKGRMLKELKQRRKHGQTEITKKERKKLRRVYRENLVRRAIILRIAAAWIITVPGTAVLSGVIYFTIRGMLLP